One Patescibacteria group bacterium DNA segment encodes these proteins:
- a CDS encoding M48 family metallopeptidase: protein MASIYTHQDSNIRKTWFLMASFLIVVIGIGWAFSWYANSPIILYVVVALALLMNIFSYWNSDKIVIKLTGAKMVKREEQKELWNIVENLSITAGLPMPKLYIVHDPAPNAFATGRNPKHAAVAVTTGLLSILDKTELEGVLAHELSHIGNRDILVSTVAVVLVGFVAIISDIFLRMSLFGIGGSRNGRAGIILIIVGLVLAILAPIAATLIKLAISRKREFLADASGALLTRYPEGLASALEKIASHGQEMKKTSHATAHLFIANPFGSGKKASSGVNKLFMTHPPVKERTLALRGGK from the coding sequence ATGGCATCAATTTACACACACCAAGACAGCAATATTAGGAAAACGTGGTTTTTAATGGCAAGTTTTTTGATTGTTGTCATCGGAATCGGCTGGGCATTCAGCTGGTACGCAAATAGTCCGATAATTCTCTATGTAGTGGTTGCTCTGGCTTTACTGATGAACATTTTCAGCTATTGGAACTCGGACAAGATAGTTATTAAATTGACTGGTGCGAAAATGGTTAAAAGAGAAGAGCAAAAAGAACTTTGGAATATTGTTGAGAACCTTTCAATTACCGCAGGGCTTCCGATGCCGAAACTCTATATAGTGCACGATCCGGCGCCGAATGCATTTGCAACGGGGCGCAATCCAAAGCATGCGGCGGTTGCTGTTACAACCGGACTGCTTAGCATTTTAGATAAAACAGAGCTTGAGGGAGTGTTGGCACATGAGCTTTCTCATATAGGCAATCGTGATATTTTAGTTTCAACTGTTGCGGTGGTACTCGTAGGTTTTGTTGCCATAATCTCTGATATCTTTCTGCGTATGTCACTTTTTGGAATCGGTGGTAGCAGGAACGGTCGCGCAGGAATAATTCTTATAATTGTAGGATTGGTGCTTGCAATTTTGGCTCCTATAGCGGCAACACTTATTAAACTTGCTATATCGCGCAAAAGAGAGTTTCTTGCAGATGCATCTGGTGCGCTTTTGACGCGTTACCCTGAAGGGCTGGCATCTGCGCTTGAGAAAATTGCCTCGCACGGACAGGAAATGAAGAAAACAAGTCACGCCACCGCGCATCTTTTTATTGCCAACCCTTTTGGTTCTGGCAAAAAAGCATCTTCCGGAGTGAATAAATTGTTTATGACACACCCACCAGTGAAAGAAAGAACTCTAGCATTAAGGGGTGGAAAGTAA
- a CDS encoding GGDEF domain-containing protein — MSDDKQKIKELEKEIEHLKSIAFKDELTQVLNRRGINDIFDEFFNEAKFLQENPEAKRNIRIEDFSVIFFDADNFKSINDTYGHDIGDKVLVSVAEIMSENVRGIDIVGRLGGEEFIVGLLGADEKEAFKKAEELRALISEIRFEENPDIKITTSVGVSSLRESKASSLTDLIGCADRAMYEAKNNRGKNNVVKCSELIE, encoded by the coding sequence ATGAGTGACGATAAACAAAAAATAAAAGAACTTGAAAAAGAGATAGAGCATTTAAAATCAATTGCGTTTAAAGATGAACTAACGCAAGTTTTAAACCGTAGGGGTATAAATGACATATTTGACGAATTTTTTAATGAAGCAAAATTTTTACAGGAGAATCCTGAAGCAAAAAGGAATATAAGAATTGAGGATTTTTCAGTAATATTTTTTGATGCAGACAATTTCAAGAGTATAAACGATACATATGGGCATGATATTGGGGACAAGGTTCTTGTGTCTGTTGCAGAGATAATGAGTGAAAATGTCAGGGGTATTGATATTGTAGGAAGGCTAGGTGGAGAGGAGTTTATAGTAGGGTTATTAGGTGCAGATGAGAAAGAGGCATTTAAAAAGGCCGAAGAACTAAGAGCCCTCATAAGCGAAATAAGATTTGAAGAGAATCCAGACATAAAAATAACAACAAGTGTTGGTGTATCGTCCTTGAGAGAATCAAAGGCAAGTAGTTTAACTGATCTTATAGGATGTGCGGATAGGGCAATGTATGAAGCCAAAAACAATCGTGGAAAGAATAATGTAGTAAAATGCAGTGAGCTTATTGAGTAG